A window of the Zerene cesonia ecotype Mississippi chromosome 12, Zerene_cesonia_1.1, whole genome shotgun sequence genome harbors these coding sequences:
- the LOC119830964 gene encoding juvenile hormone esterase-like, producing MLPRISVLLAILNTVTTFFFNNSCIVQTSSGLVKGTVREYNGLHFYSFQGIPYAESPTGEKRFAPPIPKKPWTHIFDATHEGPVCPQKNTVYHASLMNEDCLFINIYVPANRKNKLMPTLVNIHGGAYSILSGNIDFIYGPQFLLQKDIVYVSMNFRLHAFGFLSLDNKEAAGNNAVKDIILSLQWVKRNIMYFGGNNKQVTLIGNSSGAALVHLLMFSKKSTGLFHQAILLSGTTLGRRLFSKYPKHIASLLVQELNIKANNSRDLVHKLKETDTFDIVDAYTRMKDADHNILRTYSTLAPCVEINSTDAVITVDPTKALDDGLPQNVRILTGFNTNEGLYMLPHIEENYEELDNLIKKPETLIPPNIEYPRGSRKAKKLADSISEFYFGKAKRSGNDSSISHLQCLIEYITDVQYIYSTEYWVKKHKARNDSKELFLYEFAFDGQLNWAKCNYGINVSGVAHADELGYLFLTKCTKPYFDNGIIDKRTERMWRTMQDLFSNFIKYG from the exons atgcttcCACGTATTTCAGTTTTGTTAGCAATACTCAATACGGtcacaacatttttttttaataattcgtgCATCGTGCAAACCAGTAGTGGTCTTGTTAAAGGTACTGTTAGAGAATACAATGGATTGCACTTCTATTCGTTTCAAGGCATACCCTACGCTGAAAGCCCGACAGGAGAAAAAAGATTTGCA CCACCAATCCCGAAAAAACCTTGGACACATATCTTCGATGCCACTCATGAAGGACCAGTTTGTCCACAAAAGAATACGGTATACCATGCATCACTAATGAATGAGGActgtttattcataaatatatacgtaccagcaaatagaaaaaataaattaatgccgACACTAGTAAATATTCACGGGGGTGCATATTCCATACTATCAGGAAATATCGACTTCATTTATGGGCCGCAGTTTTTACTACAAAAGGACATTGTTTACGTATCGATGAATTTCAg ATTACATGCCTTTGGATTTTTATCACTTGACAATAAAGAAGCTGCAGGAAATAATGCAGTGAAAGATATCATACTTTCGTTACAATGGGTAAAACGaaacattatgtattttggTGGAAACAATAAACAGGTAACATTAATTGGTAACAGCTCTGGAGCTGCCTTAGTACACTTATTGATGTTTTCAAAAAAGTCAACAGGTCTTTTTCACCAAGCAATACTTTTAAGTGGAACTACACTAGGGCGCAGGTTATTTTCCAAGTATCCTAAGCATATTGCGTCACTATTGGTACAggagttaaatataaaagcaaataattcAAGAGATTTGGTACACAAACTAAAAGAAACCGATACCTTTGACATAGTTGATGCTTACACACGTATGAAAGATGCCGACCATAACATTTTAAGAACGTACTCAACGCTTGCGCCATGTGTTGAAATAAACTCTACAGATGCAGTAATAACCGTCGATCCGACGAAAGCACTAGACGATGGATTACCACAAAACGTTAGAATTCTTACAGGTTTTAACACAAACGAGGGACTTTATATGTTACCACATATAGAAGAGAATTATGAAGAACTTGACAATCTCATAAAGAAACCAGAAACTCTAATACCGCCAAATATAGAATATCCACGTGGCTCTCGAAAAGCAAAGAAATTAGCAGACTCTATATcagaattttattttggtaAAGCAAAACGGTCCGGCAATGATTCTTCCATATCTCATCTACAATGTTTAATCGAATATATTACAGATGTACAGTATATTTATTCTACTGAATATTGGGTAAAAAAGCATAAGGCTCGAAATGATAGCAAggaattatttctttatgaatTTGCTTTCGATGGTCAATTGAATTGGGCAAAATGCAATTATGGCATAAATGTCTCAGGAGTAGCACACGCAGATGAGTTGGGTTACCTCTTTTTAACTAAATGTACTAAGCCTTATTTTGACAACGGTATTATAGACAAGAGAACGGAACGAATGTGGCGAACAATGCAAGATTTATTCAGTAACTTTATCAAATATGGGTGA